A stretch of Triticum aestivum cultivar Chinese Spring chromosome 1D, IWGSC CS RefSeq v2.1, whole genome shotgun sequence DNA encodes these proteins:
- the LOC123182104 gene encoding RNA-binding protein 7: MARNPGCAVYIGNLDEKVSERVLYEILIQVGRVVDLHIPRDKETSRPKGFAFAEYETEEIAQYAVRLFSGLVRLHNRTLKFAISGQDKASSNVNVPVTPKMNPIPLSNPPQPMRFGDTPVSQHRVVNGRIAGHGVSPNHSYDFHSQASSGVASRGLNDGTYEYSRRVFGSVMNDVSRRADRQPVPYPSY, translated from the exons ATGGCGAGGAATCCGGGCTGTGCCGTCTACATAG GTAACTTGGATGAAAAGGTCTCGGAGAGGGTTTTGTATGAGATTCTTATTCAGGTAGGTCGTGTAGTAGACTTGCACATACCCCGTGACAAGGAAACTAGTCGACCCAAAGGTTTTGCTTTTGCTGAGTATGAAACAGAGGAGATTGCCCAGTATGCTGTTAGGCTGTTTTCTGGCCTTGTTCGGCTTCACAATAGAACACTTAAATTTGCG ATTTCTGGGCAAGACAAAGCATCTTCAAATGTCAATGTTCCTGTAACTCCTAAAATGAACCCTATACCACTATCAAATCCACCTCAACCAATGAGATTTGGTGATACTCCTGTGTCACAACATAGAGTGGTAAATGGTAGGATTGCAGGCCATGGTGTTTCTCCAAATCATTCTTATGATTTCCATTCCCAAG CATCAAGTGGGGTAGCAAGTAGAGGATTAAATGATGGTACATATGAGTATAGTAGACGTGTATTTGGTTCTGTTATGAATGATGTCAGCCGTCGAGCTGACAGACAACCAGTTCCATACCCGTCCTACTAG